One Synechococcus sp. PROS-9-1 DNA window includes the following coding sequences:
- a CDS encoding penicillin-binding protein 2 translates to MPANRQGSTSKPRRERRRVIRLEPVPAGRMKVVFVLLCAGLLGLVGRMAWLQIVQASELEARARVVQTQRTKPLGSRRPIVDRNGRLVALDEERYRLWAHPRYFNFPGDEPTLIRDRKEVAARLSPLLALSSGELNKRMGDSASGIKLAEGVDPETATTVRSLGISGIDLEPYPYRVYPQGALFANVVGFLNQERQPQAGLEQSRDDDLQRHEQARSLRRGADGTPLPDNLAPGVFFGDDLRLQLTLDARLQELAAKALTAQVKTWKAKKGVAIVMDVTNGELMALASTPTYDANRYWDFNPERFREWSVQDLYEPGSTFKPINLALALQEGVIQPNETVYDSGTLTIGGWPIRNHDRKGNGVVDFATVLQVSSNVGMVQAMRKMRPANYWDWLSRLGLDAKPDTDLPGAVAGQLKTKEQFTTQPIEPAAAAFGQGFSLTPLKLVQLHALIANGGRLVSPHITRGLRAGHALAPSGERMGQPLLRPEVTRTVLNWMESVVEKGSGKGVRTPGYRIGGKTGTAQKAVNGVYVPGALICSFVATLPIEDPRYVVLVVVDEPQGEHAYGSTVALPVAKSIIDGLLVIEKIPPSGRVKSAQTDKSPP, encoded by the coding sequence ATGCCAGCCAACCGGCAAGGCTCGACCTCTAAGCCGCGTCGTGAACGACGAAGGGTGATTCGTCTTGAGCCGGTGCCCGCCGGTCGCATGAAAGTGGTCTTTGTCCTGCTGTGTGCAGGTTTATTGGGATTGGTCGGGCGTATGGCCTGGCTACAGATTGTTCAAGCCTCTGAATTGGAGGCGCGGGCCCGTGTGGTGCAAACGCAACGCACCAAGCCCCTGGGCAGCCGCCGGCCGATTGTGGATCGCAACGGGAGGCTTGTGGCCTTAGACGAGGAGCGTTATCGACTCTGGGCTCATCCTCGTTACTTCAACTTTCCTGGCGACGAGCCGACGCTCATTCGTGACCGTAAGGAGGTTGCTGCACGTCTATCTCCCTTGTTGGCCCTGTCCTCTGGTGAGCTCAACAAAAGGATGGGAGATAGCGCCTCTGGCATCAAGTTGGCTGAGGGCGTTGACCCTGAAACGGCAACAACAGTTCGTTCCCTAGGAATCAGCGGCATTGATCTCGAGCCCTATCCCTATCGCGTGTATCCGCAAGGCGCTCTCTTTGCCAATGTCGTTGGTTTCCTCAATCAAGAGCGTCAGCCCCAGGCGGGGCTGGAACAGAGTCGTGATGATGACCTGCAGCGTCACGAACAGGCCCGTAGTCTTCGTCGCGGAGCAGACGGAACCCCGTTGCCAGACAACCTGGCGCCGGGCGTGTTTTTCGGGGATGACCTGAGATTGCAGCTCACCTTGGATGCCCGCCTGCAGGAGCTGGCTGCCAAGGCCCTGACGGCACAGGTCAAGACCTGGAAAGCCAAGAAGGGAGTGGCGATCGTGATGGATGTCACCAATGGTGAATTAATGGCGCTGGCCTCAACGCCGACGTATGACGCGAACCGTTACTGGGATTTCAATCCAGAGCGTTTTCGGGAATGGTCTGTTCAAGACCTCTATGAACCTGGATCGACCTTTAAGCCGATCAATTTGGCTTTAGCGCTTCAAGAAGGTGTGATCCAACCCAATGAGACGGTTTACGACAGTGGGACCCTCACGATTGGTGGCTGGCCGATTCGCAACCACGACCGCAAGGGCAATGGCGTCGTGGATTTTGCCACCGTGCTTCAGGTGTCAAGCAATGTCGGCATGGTGCAGGCGATGCGCAAAATGCGTCCCGCTAATTATTGGGACTGGTTAAGTCGACTTGGGCTCGATGCAAAGCCGGACACAGACCTTCCAGGCGCAGTGGCGGGCCAGTTGAAGACCAAGGAACAATTCACCACGCAGCCCATCGAGCCAGCTGCCGCAGCATTCGGTCAAGGCTTCTCGCTGACACCTCTCAAGCTTGTTCAACTGCATGCACTGATCGCGAATGGCGGAAGGCTTGTGAGCCCTCACATCACCCGTGGTTTACGGGCTGGCCATGCATTGGCTCCGAGTGGAGAGCGCATGGGGCAGCCCTTGCTCCGCCCAGAGGTCACGCGCACGGTTCTGAACTGGATGGAATCTGTGGTGGAAAAAGGCAGTGGTAAGGGGGTGCGCACCCCTGGATATCGCATTGGCGGCAAAACAGGCACGGCTCAAAAGGCAGTGAATGGTGTGTATGTCCCTGGGGCTCTGATTTGCAGTTTTGTTGCAACGCTTCCGATCGAGGACCCTCGTTATGTCGTGCTGGTGGTGGTTGATGAACCACAAGGGGAGCACGCCTATGGCTCAACTGTGGCTTTGCCTGTGGCTAAATCCATCATTGATGGTCTCCTGGTGATTGAAAAAATCCCACCAAGTGGTCGGGTTAAATCTGCACAAACGGACAAATCTCCCCCTTGA
- a CDS encoding histidine phosphatase family protein → MSLRLLLIRHGLSSFNVERRIQGRNDLSTLTATGEDQARRMGVALADVPIDAAYSSPLQRAASTTAGVLSVREDGLTPVLDDGLLEIDLEPWSGLTASERAIKDPEGYATWRQRPEALELTRADGTRYQPVTELMVQARAFLKGLMDRHPVTGDDTVLVVGHNAILRCLILVLLGEPQGGFRRLRLDNASLSVFNLSSGPKGYKVQIECLNSIAHLEPALPAKGTKARLVLVRHGETDWNRQGRFQGQIDIPLNSNGHAQAEAARSFLEDVTLDRAYSSSMSRPRETAEGILKSHSGVPLTVTDGLMEIGHGLWEGKLESEIRQGWDELLQAWKDAPETVQMPEGETIQDVWKRSVDCWNSIANGLDPSETALVVAHDAVNKTILCHLLGLAPKDIWSVKQGNGGVTVIDMPEDPSQPAVVSCLNLTSHLGGVLDRTAAGAL, encoded by the coding sequence GTGTCACTGCGTCTCCTCCTGATCCGCCACGGCCTGAGCAGCTTCAACGTTGAGCGCCGCATCCAGGGGCGTAATGACCTATCAACACTCACAGCGACCGGCGAAGACCAAGCGCGACGCATGGGCGTGGCCTTGGCCGACGTGCCGATTGATGCTGCCTACAGCTCACCTCTTCAACGTGCTGCCAGCACCACAGCCGGAGTGCTGAGCGTGCGTGAAGACGGGCTGACCCCCGTCCTAGATGACGGACTGCTGGAGATTGATCTTGAGCCCTGGAGCGGACTGACCGCCTCTGAACGGGCGATCAAGGATCCAGAGGGCTACGCCACCTGGCGGCAACGACCAGAAGCGCTAGAGCTCACCCGCGCTGATGGCACGCGATACCAACCGGTTACCGAGTTGATGGTTCAGGCGCGGGCGTTCTTGAAAGGCCTCATGGATCGGCATCCAGTGACTGGTGACGACACCGTGCTGGTTGTGGGGCACAACGCCATTCTTCGCTGCTTAATTCTGGTGTTACTGGGCGAGCCCCAAGGAGGCTTCAGGCGGCTGCGCCTGGACAACGCATCGCTGTCGGTGTTCAACCTCTCCTCTGGGCCTAAGGGCTACAAAGTACAGATCGAATGCTTAAACAGTATTGCCCACTTAGAACCAGCGCTGCCAGCCAAAGGCACCAAGGCTCGCCTGGTGCTCGTCCGCCACGGTGAAACAGATTGGAACCGGCAGGGGCGTTTCCAGGGACAGATTGATATCCCTCTCAACAGCAACGGCCATGCCCAAGCAGAGGCTGCTCGCTCCTTCCTCGAAGATGTGACTCTGGATCGGGCTTACAGCAGCTCGATGTCTCGCCCAAGAGAAACCGCTGAGGGGATTTTGAAATCGCACTCAGGCGTCCCTCTCACCGTGACTGATGGCCTAATGGAAATCGGTCACGGGCTTTGGGAGGGGAAACTGGAATCAGAAATCAGACAGGGCTGGGACGAGTTACTCCAGGCCTGGAAGGACGCTCCCGAAACCGTGCAAATGCCCGAGGGCGAAACGATTCAAGACGTATGGAAACGCTCTGTGGACTGTTGGAACAGCATCGCGAATGGCCTCGACCCGTCAGAGACAGCCTTAGTTGTGGCGCATGATGCAGTGAACAAAACAATCCTGTGTCACCTCTTAGGCCTGGCGCCCAAAGACATTTGGTCCGTGAAACAAGGCAACGGTGGCGTCACGGTGATCGACATGCCAGAAGATCCCAGCCAACCTGCAGTGGTGAGTTGCCTGAATCTCACGTCCCACCTCGGTGGGGTTCTCGATCGAACAGCAGCGGGAGCATTGTGA
- a CDS encoding deoxyribodipyrimidine photo-lyase: MALQLVWFKRDLRVRDHQPLQQALLRGPVLPLYVVEPELWQQQDVSERQWLFCRESLLDLRFALAELGQPLLVRSGDVLDVFERAHRQFGFDGLWSHEETGNGWTYQRDQRVALWCRQHGIAWKEIPQFGVIRRLRSRNRWAKRWEAQMAELITPSPMGLPSIEGIDAGTIPARPHQELAPDPCPHRQSGGRSMALLELDDFLEHRAPGYARSISSPNTAFTGCSRLSAYLTWGCLSMREVIQTSRGFSGRGISSFESRLHWHCHFIQKLETQPAIEFEDFHPFMRGVRCADDERLAAWAEGRTGVPFVDACMRALRAHGWINFRMRAMLMSFASYHLWLPWRDSGLHLARQFVDYEPGIHWSQCQMQSGSTAINAVRVYNPIKQGQDHDLKGEFIRTWLPELQLVPDVYVHEPWKLSMAAQRQAGLMLGVDYPLPVVEPALAAREAKQRIWAIRERSGFSAIADGIHQRHGSRRSGLAPTGQGRRRRRRNPAPDDSQQLTLDL, encoded by the coding sequence TTGGCGCTCCAGCTTGTCTGGTTCAAGCGAGACCTCCGGGTGAGAGATCACCAACCCTTGCAGCAGGCCTTGCTCAGGGGTCCAGTGCTGCCTCTATATGTCGTTGAGCCCGAGTTGTGGCAGCAGCAAGATGTCTCTGAGCGGCAGTGGTTGTTTTGCCGAGAGTCGTTGCTGGATTTGCGCTTCGCTCTGGCTGAGCTAGGCCAACCGCTGCTGGTGCGCAGTGGTGATGTGTTGGACGTGTTTGAGCGTGCCCATCGTCAATTTGGTTTTGATGGGCTTTGGAGCCATGAAGAAACTGGAAATGGTTGGACGTATCAGCGTGACCAACGCGTGGCTCTCTGGTGCCGGCAGCACGGCATCGCTTGGAAGGAGATTCCCCAATTTGGCGTGATCCGCCGGCTGCGGTCGCGCAATCGTTGGGCTAAACGCTGGGAAGCGCAGATGGCTGAGCTGATCACCCCTTCCCCGATGGGACTGCCATCGATCGAGGGGATCGATGCCGGCACTATCCCTGCCCGCCCCCATCAGGAGCTGGCACCCGATCCATGTCCGCATCGTCAAAGCGGTGGTCGTTCGATGGCATTGCTGGAGCTGGACGATTTTCTTGAACATCGCGCGCCCGGCTACGCACGCTCCATCTCCAGCCCCAACACCGCGTTCACCGGTTGTTCTCGCCTCTCCGCTTATCTCACCTGGGGGTGTCTCTCGATGCGAGAGGTGATCCAAACAAGCCGTGGCTTCAGCGGCCGTGGAATTAGCAGTTTTGAGTCACGCCTGCATTGGCATTGCCACTTCATCCAAAAGCTTGAAACCCAGCCAGCGATTGAATTCGAAGATTTTCATCCGTTCATGCGCGGGGTGCGCTGCGCGGATGATGAGCGACTCGCCGCCTGGGCGGAGGGACGCACTGGAGTTCCTTTCGTCGATGCCTGCATGCGCGCATTGCGGGCCCACGGTTGGATCAACTTCAGGATGCGAGCGATGTTGATGTCATTTGCCAGCTACCACCTCTGGTTGCCGTGGCGGGATAGCGGACTTCATTTAGCGCGACAGTTTGTGGACTATGAGCCCGGAATCCATTGGAGCCAGTGCCAGATGCAGTCAGGCAGCACAGCCATCAATGCTGTGCGGGTTTACAACCCGATCAAGCAGGGGCAAGACCATGACTTGAAGGGCGAATTCATTCGCACTTGGCTGCCTGAACTCCAGCTGGTTCCAGATGTCTACGTGCATGAGCCCTGGAAGTTGTCGATGGCAGCGCAACGACAAGCAGGACTCATGCTTGGAGTGGACTATCCCCTGCCCGTGGTGGAACCTGCGCTTGCGGCCAGGGAGGCGAAGCAGAGGATTTGGGCGATCAGGGAGCGCTCTGGGTTTTCTGCCATTGCCGATGGAATTCATCAGCGCCATGGGTCGAGACGTTCAGGCTTAGCGCCCACGGGCCAGGGTCGCCGTCGACGACGGCGTAACCCTGCGCCTGATGATTCCCAACAGCTCACCCTTGATCTCTAA
- a CDS encoding 2Fe-2S iron-sulfur cluster-binding protein: MPTIRFEQEGQQVGCIEGANLRKAALSSGINPYKGLNNLNNCGGVGQCGTCVIEVLEGAQNLSPRSDVEEVYLSDRPANYRLSCRTSVNGDVTIKTRPDEGVGKGSNSLLGAVKNLFGR; encoded by the coding sequence GTGCCCACCATCCGTTTTGAGCAGGAAGGCCAACAGGTCGGTTGCATCGAAGGAGCGAATTTACGCAAAGCAGCCCTTTCCTCCGGGATCAATCCTTACAAAGGCCTGAACAACCTCAACAATTGTGGCGGGGTTGGCCAGTGCGGAACCTGCGTGATTGAGGTGCTCGAAGGAGCCCAAAACCTCTCACCCCGTAGCGATGTTGAAGAGGTGTACCTCTCTGACCGCCCTGCGAACTATCGCTTGAGCTGCCGCACCAGTGTGAATGGCGATGTGACCATTAAGACTCGCCCTGACGAAGGCGTTGGCAAGGGTTCAAACAGCCTGCTTGGTGCTGTGAAGAACTTGTTTGGACGTTGA
- a CDS encoding dihydroorotase: protein MTETMLLDPVQVLVASNQPLQVGSAALFEDDRLIALGEEARQRAAERGVSAHNRAQQLLAPCLVDPHSSLPSPFTGSGETLKTLINAAGRAGYGQLALLPNGESERDSPERLKGFQPSDCDLKIHLWGSFTHRGEGERLSRHADLLDAGAIGLSAGEQMPPTNLIDRALLLGEMAGAPVLIAPHDSNLRGDGMIREGVETLRAGWPADPTISETLPLGQLLELQRRHSNRKLVLMNLSTADGVKMLSQTTSSPLATVSWWHLLQDRSSQTAEKSYWFVTPSIGGQRDRLALIQALGEGKINAVAVHGIPLDDEECLLPPDQRPKGLSGHHLVLPTLWQHLVVNLGWSVNQLWQALSFGPARLLGQDEERLSIGSNRWLLFDPDQTWDQTRDAPHAPKAANQPWIGVRMRGQVVSCGLRIPTHQAD, encoded by the coding sequence ATGACTGAGACGATGCTGCTCGACCCCGTGCAGGTTCTAGTCGCCAGCAATCAGCCGCTCCAAGTAGGAAGTGCTGCTCTCTTTGAAGATGATCGTCTCATCGCCCTTGGCGAAGAGGCAAGGCAGCGAGCCGCTGAGCGAGGTGTTTCGGCCCATAACCGGGCCCAGCAACTCCTCGCCCCATGTCTTGTCGATCCACATTCAAGCCTTCCCAGTCCATTCACAGGAAGCGGAGAGACGCTCAAAACCCTCATCAACGCCGCAGGGCGAGCCGGTTACGGGCAACTAGCACTGCTTCCCAACGGTGAATCGGAACGGGACAGCCCAGAACGCTTAAAGGGATTCCAGCCGAGCGATTGCGATCTCAAAATTCATTTATGGGGAAGCTTCACCCATCGCGGCGAAGGAGAACGCCTCAGCCGCCACGCCGATCTGCTCGACGCAGGTGCGATCGGTCTCAGTGCTGGGGAGCAAATGCCGCCTACCAACCTCATCGACCGCGCTCTACTGCTCGGCGAAATGGCTGGAGCCCCTGTGTTGATTGCACCCCACGACTCCAATCTGCGCGGAGACGGAATGATCCGGGAAGGTGTGGAAACACTACGAGCCGGATGGCCTGCCGATCCAACCATCAGCGAAACGCTGCCCTTGGGGCAACTCCTGGAACTGCAACGACGCCACAGCAATCGCAAGCTTGTGCTCATGAATCTCTCCACTGCAGATGGAGTGAAGATGCTCAGCCAGACAACGTCATCCCCTCTGGCCACTGTGAGCTGGTGGCATCTCCTGCAGGATCGTTCCAGCCAAACAGCTGAAAAGTCCTATTGGTTTGTCACCCCTTCCATTGGTGGACAACGTGATCGCCTGGCCTTAATTCAGGCCTTAGGAGAAGGAAAGATCAACGCCGTTGCTGTCCATGGCATTCCTCTCGACGATGAGGAGTGTCTTTTGCCTCCCGATCAACGTCCAAAAGGCTTATCTGGTCACCACTTAGTGCTGCCAACTCTCTGGCAACATCTCGTGGTCAATTTGGGATGGAGTGTGAACCAACTCTGGCAAGCACTCAGTTTCGGTCCGGCACGGTTGCTTGGACAGGACGAAGAACGACTGAGCATCGGAAGCAACCGCTGGTTGCTTTTTGATCCTGACCAAACATGGGATCAAACCCGTGACGCTCCCCACGCCCCCAAAGCTGCCAATCAGCCTTGGATCGGCGTCCGCATGCGAGGGCAAGTGGTGAGTTGTGGACTCAGGATCCCAACTCACCAAGCCGATTGA
- the lepB gene encoding signal peptidase I, which produces MTFRIEARCLLVDKQHNSRSDDDRPNSSETLQEGDKGLKKERAAGHPLWDFWAPLLFTMGLYFGIRHYLAEARFIPSGSMLPGLQIQDRLLVEKLSYRGRKPRRGEIVVFNSPYAFDPALRSTTSPPPFQCVLANIPLVGLIPGVSHSACDAYIKRVVAVAGDQVVVNPRGEVRVNGVDLNEPYVTNYCALDKRGMSLCRTLNATVPQGRVLVLGDNRSNSWDGRYWPGGAFLPEDQIIGRAVWRFWPFNRLGELGS; this is translated from the coding sequence GTGACTTTCAGGATTGAAGCAAGGTGCCTGTTGGTAGACAAGCAACACAACAGTCGTTCTGACGATGACCGGCCCAACAGCAGCGAGACTCTTCAAGAGGGCGATAAGGGTCTGAAAAAGGAACGAGCTGCTGGACACCCGCTCTGGGACTTTTGGGCCCCGTTGCTTTTCACCATGGGTCTCTATTTCGGGATTCGCCACTATTTGGCAGAGGCACGCTTCATCCCTTCAGGCTCGATGCTGCCTGGTTTGCAGATCCAAGATCGTCTGCTTGTCGAGAAGCTCAGCTATCGCGGCCGCAAACCGCGGCGGGGAGAAATCGTTGTGTTCAATTCCCCCTATGCCTTTGATCCTGCACTGCGCTCAACAACGTCACCCCCGCCTTTTCAATGCGTTCTCGCCAATATCCCTTTGGTTGGGTTGATTCCCGGCGTCAGTCATTCGGCTTGTGATGCCTACATCAAACGCGTTGTGGCTGTAGCGGGTGATCAGGTGGTGGTGAACCCTCGAGGAGAGGTGCGTGTGAACGGTGTTGATCTCAACGAACCGTATGTGACCAATTACTGCGCTCTCGATAAGCGGGGCATGAGCCTTTGTCGCACCCTTAATGCCACGGTCCCGCAGGGACGTGTCCTGGTTCTTGGTGACAACCGCAGTAACAGCTGGGATGGGCGCTACTGGCCAGGGGGGGCCTTCCTTCCTGAAGATCAGATTATTGGTCGAGCGGTCTGGCGCTTCTGGCCATTCAATCGGCTTGGTGAGTTGGGATCCTGA
- a CDS encoding transaldolase: protein MATLLEQLSAMTVVVADTGDLEAIRRFTPRDATTNPSLILAAAQIPAYENLIDEALRSSRKLLGESAPVEQVVHEALDEISVIFGKEILKIVPGRVSTEVDARLSYDTEATIEKGRKLIRLYNDSGISNDRVLIKIASTWEGIKAAEVLEKDGIHCNLTLLFGFSQAVACAEASVTLISPFVGRILDWFKADTGRDSYPGPEDPGVISVTSIFNYFKTYGYKTEIMGASFRNLDEITELAGCDLLTISPKLLDQLRSSDASLIRKLDPANLAPVAEQMHVDQEHFISMMAEDRMATDKLSEGIKGFSKAIETLEQQLAHRLAQIEGGSAFSHAVQEIFLLNDFNGDGCITRDEWLGSDAVFDALDQDHDGRLTPDDVRLGFGGALSLTAV from the coding sequence ATGGCCACCCTCCTTGAGCAGCTTTCCGCCATGACCGTGGTGGTGGCCGATACGGGTGATCTTGAAGCGATCAGGCGTTTCACTCCTCGTGATGCGACTACCAATCCCTCCCTGATCCTTGCTGCAGCTCAGATTCCAGCTTACGAGAATCTCATTGATGAAGCCTTGCGTTCGTCCCGCAAGCTTTTAGGAGAGAGCGCTCCGGTGGAGCAAGTGGTGCATGAAGCACTCGATGAAATCAGCGTGATATTCGGAAAGGAAATTCTGAAGATTGTTCCTGGCAGAGTTTCAACGGAGGTTGATGCCCGCTTGAGTTACGACACTGAGGCCACCATTGAAAAAGGTCGGAAACTTATTCGTCTCTACAACGATTCGGGAATCAGTAATGACCGCGTCTTGATCAAAATTGCCTCCACTTGGGAGGGAATCAAAGCGGCTGAAGTTCTTGAGAAGGATGGAATTCATTGCAACCTCACCCTGTTGTTTGGCTTCTCTCAGGCTGTGGCCTGCGCCGAAGCAAGCGTCACGTTGATCTCGCCCTTTGTTGGTCGCATTCTTGATTGGTTCAAGGCAGACACAGGGCGCGATTCTTATCCAGGTCCTGAAGATCCTGGTGTGATTTCAGTGACCAGTATCTTCAACTACTTCAAGACATACGGCTACAAAACTGAAATCATGGGAGCCAGCTTCCGCAATCTCGATGAGATCACTGAGCTTGCAGGTTGTGATCTTCTTACCATTTCACCGAAATTGCTGGATCAATTGCGCAGTAGCGATGCTTCGCTGATTCGCAAGTTAGATCCTGCGAACCTCGCTCCTGTTGCAGAGCAAATGCACGTGGATCAGGAGCACTTCATCTCAATGATGGCTGAGGATCGAATGGCCACTGACAAGCTCAGTGAAGGCATCAAAGGTTTCAGCAAAGCGATCGAAACTCTCGAGCAGCAACTTGCTCACCGTTTGGCTCAGATCGAGGGTGGCTCTGCGTTCAGCCATGCCGTTCAAGAGATTTTTCTGTTGAACGATTTCAACGGCGATGGCTGCATCACCCGCGATGAATGGTTGGGAAGTGATGCGGTTTTTGATGCCTTAGATCAGGATCATGACGGTCGTTTGACACCAGACGATGTGCGCTTAGGTTTCGGTGGCGCTTTGTCCCTGACCGCCGTTTGA
- a CDS encoding Spx/MgsR family RNA polymerase-binding regulatory protein, translating into MAPTIKVFSYSRCSTCRKALAWLDANNFNYEVVDITASPPSKEVLALAFERLGLRQRLFNTSGQSYRALGAAVVKSMNDEEALAALAADGRLIKRPFVALPSGDFLVGFKPVDWNQALLG; encoded by the coding sequence TTGGCTCCAACCATCAAGGTTTTCAGCTACTCCCGATGTTCAACTTGCCGTAAGGCCCTGGCTTGGTTGGATGCCAACAACTTCAACTATGAGGTCGTTGACATCACAGCTTCTCCGCCGTCAAAAGAGGTTCTTGCGCTTGCATTCGAGCGTTTGGGTCTTCGTCAACGTCTCTTCAACACCAGTGGCCAGAGCTATCGCGCTCTAGGTGCAGCGGTTGTGAAATCAATGAATGACGAAGAAGCCCTGGCTGCGTTGGCTGCAGATGGGCGTTTGATCAAACGCCCTTTTGTTGCATTGCCCAGTGGCGATTTTTTGGTGGGATTCAAGCCCGTGGATTGGAATCAGGCTCTTTTGGGTTGA
- a CDS encoding CPBP family intramembrane glutamic endopeptidase, whose translation MTSPPNGRSNAVPKWKVLLAVVSMVLACSVWFLGLMDSLGRPSVAPALSLEQQELALLAEPALTPSLKPLLIGQDPAQSLLETLRETPLDSLNDRQTLLFASLENDPGRRKTLLETPLQTPNLRTLQETLATEPRSLDLSSQEQALLSDNSPDPLTRRLVCQALGGAQSDCVDSSAAKAAARRLVLSELMPLGALLLGSLLLVRQLWLLLRRKQSSWPELQAPPLGLVDMVLLIAGGFVVLGEVLVPLLVTPLSALVARSIAAPLNQSVAVLIGYCALATPPLLILKSQLDGLDQRLLPAGGWLQWRVRPWWTALFQGGRAWLMVMPPVVLTGWLMSRVIGDQGGSNPLLEMVLNGRDPLALLLLAITAVVLAPLFEETVFRGVLLPVLGRSFGRGWSVFGSALVFAVAHLSIGELLPLLVLGLGMALLRLSSGRLLPCVVMHALWNGVTFLNLVLLGS comes from the coding sequence TTGACCAGCCCGCCGAACGGACGTTCAAACGCAGTGCCCAAGTGGAAAGTCCTTTTGGCTGTCGTTTCGATGGTGCTGGCTTGCAGCGTTTGGTTCCTCGGCTTGATGGACAGCCTCGGGCGCCCATCTGTGGCTCCCGCTTTGTCTTTGGAGCAGCAAGAGCTGGCGTTGTTGGCGGAGCCCGCGTTGACGCCATCGCTCAAACCTCTGCTGATTGGCCAAGATCCCGCCCAGAGCTTGCTTGAAACGCTGAGAGAGACCCCTCTCGACAGCCTCAATGATCGCCAAACCCTGTTGTTTGCATCGTTAGAAAACGATCCAGGGCGTCGCAAGACCTTGCTGGAGACTCCACTTCAGACCCCAAATCTTCGGACGCTTCAGGAAACTCTGGCCACCGAGCCACGTTCCCTTGACCTCTCCTCTCAGGAGCAAGCGCTGTTGTCTGACAACAGTCCTGATCCCTTAACCCGGCGTCTGGTGTGTCAAGCACTGGGAGGGGCACAGTCCGATTGCGTTGACAGCTCTGCAGCCAAGGCCGCGGCTCGACGTCTTGTTCTGAGCGAGCTGATGCCGCTCGGAGCGTTGTTGTTGGGTTCTCTTCTGCTGGTTCGTCAGCTTTGGTTGCTTCTGCGCCGCAAGCAATCCTCCTGGCCTGAACTGCAAGCTCCTCCCCTTGGTTTGGTTGACATGGTGCTGCTGATCGCTGGCGGTTTTGTGGTGCTGGGCGAGGTGCTGGTCCCACTTCTTGTGACTCCTCTTTCAGCCTTGGTGGCTCGGAGCATTGCGGCGCCACTCAACCAGTCGGTGGCTGTGCTGATTGGCTATTGCGCTCTAGCGACACCACCGTTGCTCATCCTCAAAAGTCAGCTGGATGGACTAGATCAACGCTTGCTCCCTGCAGGTGGTTGGCTGCAGTGGCGCGTGAGACCGTGGTGGACGGCACTGTTTCAGGGCGGTCGCGCCTGGTTGATGGTGATGCCGCCTGTGGTGTTGACCGGTTGGCTGATGAGTCGCGTCATCGGCGATCAGGGAGGCAGTAATCCATTGCTGGAAATGGTGCTGAACGGCAGAGATCCGTTGGCCTTGTTACTGCTAGCCATCACCGCGGTTGTGCTAGCCCCGCTGTTTGAAGAAACAGTGTTCCGTGGGGTGTTGTTGCCCGTTTTAGGACGCTCATTCGGGCGGGGTTGGAGCGTCTTCGGCAGCGCCCTTGTGTTTGCGGTTGCTCACCTCAGCATTGGTGAATTACTTCCTTTGTTGGTTCTTGGTTTGGGGATGGCATTGCTGCGTTTGAGCAGTGGTCGGCTCCTTCCTTGTGTGGTGATGCATGCTCTCTGGAACGGTGTCACCTTCCTGAATCTTGTCTTGCTCGGAAGTTGA
- a CDS encoding inorganic diphosphatase produces MDLRSLPPSPSPGLLNLIVEIPAGSCNKYEFSEDVGVMALDRVLHPSIRYPFDYGFVPNTLAEDGSPLDAMVIMAEPTFAGCLIKARPIGVLDMNDTGHYDGKILCVPVADPRQSRIQSIQQIAPSQLEDVAEFFRTYKNMDGRVISIGGWRDSDAVAPLLEACVRAAGG; encoded by the coding sequence ATGGATCTGAGGTCCCTGCCTCCTTCGCCCTCTCCGGGGCTACTCAATCTGATCGTTGAGATTCCAGCGGGTAGTTGCAACAAATATGAGTTTTCAGAAGACGTTGGAGTGATGGCACTGGACCGTGTGCTCCACCCTTCAATTCGATATCCCTTTGACTACGGATTTGTTCCCAATACCCTTGCCGAGGACGGGTCTCCTCTCGATGCCATGGTGATCATGGCGGAACCCACCTTTGCAGGGTGTTTGATCAAAGCAAGGCCGATCGGGGTGCTCGATATGAATGACACGGGGCATTACGACGGCAAGATTCTCTGTGTCCCGGTCGCGGACCCTCGGCAATCAAGGATTCAGAGCATCCAACAAATTGCACCCAGCCAGCTTGAGGATGTGGCCGAGTTTTTCCGTACTTACAAAAATATGGATGGTCGCGTCATTTCGATCGGCGGTTGGCGTGATTCGGATGCCGTCGCTCCCCTGTTGGAGGCATGCGTTCGAGCGGCCGGTGGTTAA